The genomic region ATGCAGAAGGCAAACACGGCAACGACTGCCGTAATCGGGGGCTTGAGACGTATTTCTCCATGCTTCCACCATTCATAAACAGCAATGCATACGATCAGGAGAGATGTCATGTACTTGTAAATGCCTACTACCCACAGCACTGGTATGAGAATGATAAAGGCACAGACAAAACGTTCTCCTGCTGTTAAAGCTTCCCAGCGCATCCAGCCCCAGAAAAACAGCTGGCGATCTGATGCTGATGCCGTTGTCGCGATCGTGGATTTAGGTCTGTACAGCTGAGTCATGATCTCCGAACGCCTACGCTTCGTGTTCTAGTAATTCTCGTTGCCGTCCGTACCCGTAGCGGTAAACTGCGGTTTGGGAGTCCGATCCGTTGACTACCAGACCCATAATCCGCGCGTTATACCGCGTCAGTTGTTCCAAGCTATTCATCACGGGATAGCGATCGCTCGTGCCAGACCGCAAAACAAACAAGACGTTGCATACCACTGCGCTCATTAAATTTGTCTCGCTGGCTAGCCCGACTGGAGGGCTGTCTATTAATACGTAATCGTAGCCACCGGAATCGCGCATGGCTTTAATATTGCGCTCAAAACTACCACGGGCAAAGAATTCAGGAATTTTCTGTTTGGGGATAGACAACGCTGGTAGTAAGTCAAAACCTGGGGAAACGGAAACTGGCGTTGGAGGACTGGCATTTGCTGCTACCTTGATCCGATTTTTCCCTAAGCGCCGACTCATTTCTGCTTTGCGCAGATCGCCATCGATCACCAGCACCCGAAAGCCGAAGTTGAGTAAGGCTAGAGCTAGCCCTAGAGTAACTGTGGTCTTACCTTCTCCAGCAGTGGCGCTAGTCACCATCAAACAAGGGTGTTCTAGCATCAAGATAGATGAAGCCAAGCGCTGAAACTCGATATCGATTTCGGCTGCTAAATTTCGTTCCATGCTGGGTTGTTTGAGATGGGGAATGCTGCCCAAAACTGGGAGTTCCACTTGCTGTAAGTCTTTTGGTTTGAGCAATGGGTTGCGATTTTCTAGGAAGAAAATTAGCGCCATACTGCCGAAAATGGCAGCGAGCATACCACCAGTGACGATCAGCCGTAAGTTAGGTATGGATGGTCTGGGGTCGATGGTTGGTTCGTTTAGCGTCTGCACGTTTGGATAGGCGTTAAAAGGATTGGTCTTTGACTGCTCGCTTTGAGCAATAACGCCTTTGTATACGCCTTCGGCAATCTCGTACTTGCGCTGGAGGTCTAACAACTGTGCTTGATTTTTCGTGATGAAGTTGAGTTCGGTATTGAGTTTGTCAACTTGCTTTTGGATTTGCTTCGCCTGTTGCTGCGCCCCTTGAGCTAAGGTCTGATTTCGGATCAACTCTACCATCAGTTCTAGGCGACTATCGTTAGGTCCATTACCTAGAGTTGTATCTATTTGCGCGGCGTTAGCACCAGGAATTGCCACGGCAATTTGCTGATTGAGCTGGCGGAGTAACTGTTGGCGCTGCTGTAATAAAGATTGCACCTGCGGGCTATCATCTCTATACTTACTGCGGGTTACTGCCATAGTTGACTCTAATTGCGAGAGTTGAGTGCGGGTGGCTTGATACTCTTTGTTCTCGCCCAAACGCAGAGAATTCATTGCTTGTTGGGGCGTAATCCCGAGACTGACTGCCGCAGCTTGAGCTTGCGTGGCATTGGCTTGTCCCTGGGCAATCAGGGTTGCCTGGGTCGTTTTCAAGTTATTAATTGCTGAAATCAATCCCTTAGTTTGTTCCGGGCTGTCAACTAGTCCGGTGGAGCGCTGAAAATTCGATAAATTCGCTTGCGCTTGGTTGAGATTGAGACGAGCTTGTTCCAGCTCTTCTTGGGTATACTGCACGCGGACTTCTGCATCTTTGCGACGCAGTTCGTTCAAGCGTTCTTGATAGACCTCAAGAAAGGTAAACAATCGCTTGTAAGCTATATCGGGGCGACTACCCTGAGCTTCCACTTCTATCAGCGTTGTTGCTGGCTGTGGGGTGACGACAAATAACTGGCTGAAGCTACTAACCTTCGAGTACAAGCTTTTTTCGGGGTCAACTGCCTGCACGCGCTTCATCACGGCATCGCTAGTTAAAATAGCTAACTGCACGTCTAGAGGGCTGACATCTTTAAAGTTGAGCGCCGTGGTTTGAGTGCTACCTAAAGGACCGAGATTCGCACTTAAACCGCCTGTTTGGGGAAGATTTAACTTGGCATTAGCTGTCCAGACTGGAGGAATGCTCGTGCTGGCGTAGAACGCTGCATAAATTGTGGCAGCAAGCACGGCACTGTTAAATCCAAGCAGTGGCAACCAGTGCTTGCGGGCAATACTGAATATCTGTTTCATACTTGAATCTCGTTCTAGTTTGGTAGTGGAAGTAACAAAAGTATCAATGCTTGACAATAGCTGACAATTATTTGTCTAAGACAAGAGTTTCTCTTGTTGCAACCGAGTTTTGACTTAATAACTTGCGAAGAAGTAAATAGGTCAACTAATAAAGTTGAAGAGCAAATTTGTCGGGTGAGATTAATTACACTCTTGTCCCAAGCCTACCTGCACTCTGATACCTTCTGTTTTAATGTCAGCAGATATTTTTCAAGTTACAAACATGTCTCAACACACCCTTGACTAAAATTTGAACTAGAACTGATAGCGATTAGCTATGAATTTGTCGAAAAACTACTGTAGGTTGGTAATTGCCTAATTGTTTCTCGTAGTACGTTTGTTTTACTTCTTTGAGCCTGCTGGCAGTAAGCCTCAAGGGCTTGCATTTCTAGTTCAGAAACTTTGAGGGTAATCCATTGTTTCTGGCGAGTATATTGTCGATCTTGAGTCAATATGAGCTGTTCAATAGAAATAGGTTTCATTTGTCACGGCAAAGTTAAGTGGTAGCTTCAATTCCCTTGCTGAACCCAATAATAACTCTGGACACTACGAGGGTTAACCACAAAAATCCCCTAAAAATAGAAATTTTGCCCTGGCAAGCGAGCAAAATCTTGATGATAGTTTCCCTAAGATTCAACTTTAGAAATTGGAAGATTCAAATTTAGAAATTGGGGTCTTCTTCAGGGTGGGGAGGTTGGTTGAGATTAAAGCCTCTGGTTGCGGAACGCGAGTTAGTATAGGTTGGTAAACCTCGAATCAAATCTCTCAAAACATCTGTTTTTGTGCGTTGAGTTTGTTGACAATAAGCTTCGAGGGCTTGCATTTCTAACTCCGAAACTTTAAAAGTAATCCATTGTTTCTTTTTTGTAGACACAAGCTGCCATATGGGTAAAAGGTGGTGGATAAAAATTGTAGATTTACCCTGTGAAAGTTCGTCGTACTCTTGCCAGTCTGCATCCAAACATTTAAATGTCAAGTTGAAGAATCAACTACTCGCTGTCATGCGATCGCCTGCTATTAGCAATCGCAATTTGTAATACCAACAAAATATAGCCATATTGAAGTAAACCCATAATAGTACTTATAACTAAATGCTTATCACTGAAGAAAGATTTATATATAAGCGCTATCTTGTAACGTGGTCAAGAGCAATATTGAATGAACTGTAATTTCTGTTTGGGATTCGTTCAAACAATACTGAATAAAGCAGTATTTTTGAGAATCGAGTTTTTGGCAAAAATTGTCGCTAATGCACGATTTGAATCAAATTTTCAAAGGAGTGGCAGGATATAAGCTACCACTGAGCGTGTTATCATCAGAGGCTAGCACTCTTTCAGATTTATAGGGATGAGGTTAGAAAATATTCTCGATCTAGTATCAATCGATGCACTGGGAGGACAGCATCTCAACCGAAGGTGAGGTGAAAACTCTCCTTTAAATGAGTGAATTCCATGCCAGTCTCAAAGTTTTGATTGACAGATACGCAGCGCTTAGTCTAGGATTTACGGACTTGAATCGTCAATTTATCAATAGGAAAGTGCGTATCGCTAGAAGGTAAAGAGCTATTTTGCGGACAGAGGATAGATGCAGCAAAACTTACCCCATAAGCTAGATAAGAAAATTACGTTACCACTCGTCCACGTACTCGATAAGACCGAGCCTGCCTTCAGTCATGCTTTTCTCCATGCCGCTCGCACTTTACATAGCTATCTGCAAGAAATTCAGTCTGCAATTGCATTAGTTGTCAATTCAGAAAGCGAACCTTACACTATAGCTGTAGTCGGTTTATTTTCTAAGCTGATTCGCAGTTACAACTCTTACGTTTTACTAGAAATTCATTACGATGACGCTGGCAGCCAATTTCTGGTAGAAGAGTTATGGGATACGGCAGTAATGCTGACTTATTTATTGGAAACTGCCGAGCGAGAAACTTTTACCGATTATATTGCTGCCTCTGTCTACCAGGCTCGCCTGCTGCTGCAAGAAGTCGAAACGCAATTATTGCACCTCCCCCAGAATTTAGATCTGCTCGTGTTGCGCGATCGCCTGAAAGCTTTTATTTCCGAACAAAAACAGCCAGCAACCGATCAAACGCTGACAAACTTAGCGGCAGATACGTGGGGTATGGAGACAGCCAATACAACTGCTAAGCGCGCTAGATTATTAGGATTGAATTTTCTCAGCAATCCAGCACAGCGCATAGCACAAAAAATTACCCCGGCTAGTTTGTTGGACGTGCAACTGAATTATCTCAATTCTGCTCCGCATGGCTTGCCAGCGTCGGACTCGCAGAAGATTGATTTTCGGCAGTTACGGGATGCCAGCCACCTTTGCTTGCACGCAACCAAAGCTCTGCTAGAAGAATTCGTACAGACCTCAGATGCGGGTCAGGTTAAAATTCAACAGCAAGAGTTAAATGAATTTTTTGAATGGTTTTACCACGCCTATCAAGCCTATAGTAGCGATCGCGATGCATCCCTGAAGTCGAACCAGAACGGAGGCAGGCATTGATAGATGGCAGCGATTTATCTCCTGCAATAGGAAAGTCTACTACTTGGCGCTCGACTCATGCGATAACTAAATTCACTCACTGAAGGGTTTGGCACTTCTGGATTAATCGTTTGAGTTGATTGCTGCCAATCTTTACTTGTAGCTATTTGCGAAGTTAGTTGACCTGCTGGATTACGGTTGAGTTTCAGCCACAGCTTACCATGTTCGCCGCAAAAAAATTCTTCAATCCAGGTGTTGCGATCGACATAAGCACCTTGACTAGCAAGCAAAGCGGCACTTTTGTGAGACACATTTACATATTGTCGAATTTGAGCTGCTTCTGTGTAGAACAAAAAGTGTTTTGTGCTACCTGCTCGCCATAAACGGCGATCGCAGTAAGGACAGCAAAAATGCTGTATTTGTTTGCGGCTGCTACGTTTTCCAGGCATTGGAAATCCCTTTGAATCACTACAAAAATACCATCCGCCAGAACATCTTTTCTGTCACTCAAAACTCGTGCTTAACTAGAATCTTGCTCCCATATAACTTTACTGAAATCGATCGAAGT from Chroococcidiopsis sp. SAG 2025 harbors:
- a CDS encoding GumC family protein gives rise to the protein MKQIFSIARKHWLPLLGFNSAVLAATIYAAFYASTSIPPVWTANAKLNLPQTGGLSANLGPLGSTQTTALNFKDVSPLDVQLAILTSDAVMKRVQAVDPEKSLYSKVSSFSQLFVVTPQPATTLIEVEAQGSRPDIAYKRLFTFLEVYQERLNELRRKDAEVRVQYTQEELEQARLNLNQAQANLSNFQRSTGLVDSPEQTKGLISAINNLKTTQATLIAQGQANATQAQAAAVSLGITPQQAMNSLRLGENKEYQATRTQLSQLESTMAVTRSKYRDDSPQVQSLLQQRQQLLRQLNQQIAVAIPGANAAQIDTTLGNGPNDSRLELMVELIRNQTLAQGAQQQAKQIQKQVDKLNTELNFITKNQAQLLDLQRKYEIAEGVYKGVIAQSEQSKTNPFNAYPNVQTLNEPTIDPRPSIPNLRLIVTGGMLAAIFGSMALIFFLENRNPLLKPKDLQQVELPVLGSIPHLKQPSMERNLAAEIDIEFQRLASSILMLEHPCLMVTSATAGEGKTTVTLGLALALLNFGFRVLVIDGDLRKAEMSRRLGKNRIKVAANASPPTPVSVSPGFDLLPALSIPKQKIPEFFARGSFERNIKAMRDSGGYDYVLIDSPPVGLASETNLMSAVVCNVLFVLRSGTSDRYPVMNSLEQLTRYNARIMGLVVNGSDSQTAVYRYGYGRQRELLEHEA